One window from the genome of Candidatus Krumholzibacteriia bacterium encodes:
- a CDS encoding acyl carrier protein: MSDIKAEVYKIIEDKLGVNSEQIKDESSFIDDLGADSLDQVELVMDFEDKFEVDIPDEDAEKLRTVGEALKYLDARLQEKS, translated from the coding sequence GTGTCGGATATCAAGGCCGAGGTGTACAAGATCATCGAGGACAAGCTCGGTGTGAACTCGGAGCAGATCAAGGACGAGTCGTCGTTCATCGACGATCTCGGTGCGGACTCGCTCGACCAGGTCGAGCTGGTGATGGACTTCGAAGACAAGTTCGAGGTCGACATCCCCGACGAGGACGCCGAGAAGCTCCGGACGGTCGGCGAGGCGCTCAAGTACCTCGACGCCCGTCTCCAGGAGAAGAGCTG